The proteins below are encoded in one region of Armatimonadota bacterium:
- a CDS encoding cation transporter: protein MVAAVAKLQVKLGGMHCSLCVESAHRAVRRLPGVRSVHVSIAHEEALVEYEPDRLSADAISRALEDVGFRVHPPDEAARVQEEEAELRRARGLAWWAGALLGLASALMLASALWGPSRPRALAMGALAVFAASGPGRWVVRNAWQAVRRGILNQDVLAAASALAG from the coding sequence ATGGTGGCAGCGGTGGCGAAGCTCCAGGTCAAGCTCGGCGGGATGCACTGCTCCCTGTGCGTGGAGTCCGCGCACCGGGCGGTCCGTCGGCTGCCCGGCGTGCGGTCGGTGCACGTCTCCATCGCGCACGAGGAGGCCCTGGTGGAGTACGAGCCGGACCGCCTGTCCGCCGACGCCATCTCCAGGGCGCTGGAGGACGTTGGGTTCCGCGTGCACCCGCCGGACGAGGCTGCCCGGGTCCAGGAGGAAGAGGCCGAGCTGCGCCGCGCCCGCGGTCTGGCCTGGTGGGCCGGCGCCCTGCTCGGGCTGGCCAGCGCGCTGATGCTGGCCAGCGCCCTCTGGGGGCCGAGTCGCCCGCGGGCCCTGGCCATGGGCGCCCTGGCGGTGTTCGCGGCGTCCGGACCCGGCCGCTGGGTGGTGCGCAACGCGTGGCAGGCCGTCCGCCGGGGCATTCTGAACCAGGACGTGCTGGCCGCAGCATCCGCTCTCGCGGGCG